The genomic interval CGCGGCGCACGCCTGATCCGCTTCGCCGAGCGCGCCGTCGAGTTCTGGGAGGAGACGATCGCCAGCCGCGGCATCGAATGCGAGTACGTGCGCAGCGGGAACGTGGTCGCCGGCGTGCATCCGCGCCACCGCGAGCCGCTGCGCAAGAGCGCCGAGCTGGCGCGCGAGCTCGGCGTGAAGGCGAGCTTCCTCGACGAGGCCGCCATGCGCGCGCGCGGACTTCCGCCCGCGTTCCGCTTCGGCGTGCTGGAAGGCTGTGGCGGGCACATGCACCCGGGCAAGTACGGGCTCGGCCTGCGGCGCGCGCTGCTCGCGTCCGGCGCGCGCGTGTTCGAGCAGACACCCGTGCAGACCTTGCAGCTGCGAAGCGAGCCGCGCGTCGAGACGGCAGGCGGATCGCTTCGCGCGCGCAAGCTGCTGCTCTGCACGAACGCCTACACGCCCGTGGCGTTTCGCCTGCTGCGCCACAAGATGGTTCCTGCGCGGGTGCACCAGTTCATCACAAGGCCACTCACCTCCGCCGAGCGCGACTCACTCGGCTGGCGCGGCGGGGAGGCGATCTACACCGCGCACGAGATCCTCGAGAACTACCGGATCACGGCGGACGGCCGCGTGGTCGGCGGGTCGAAGGACGTGAACGTCGCGTTCGGAAACCGCCTTCCGGAAGCCTGCCAGCCGGATTCGTTCCGTCTGATCGAGCGCGCCTTCCGCGAGCGCTTCCCCACCCTCTCCGGCGTTCCGATCGAGCGCTACTGGGGCGGCTACATCGCGATCACCCTGGATTTCCTTCCCGTCCACGGCGCGCTCGCCGGCGGCCAGGCCCTCTACTACGGCGGCTGCAACGGGCACGGCGTTCCGACCTGCACGCTGATGGGCGCAACGCTCGCGGACGAGGCGCTCGGCGAGAAGGCGGAGATCGCCCGCGCGCTCGACCGCTTCGAGCTGCCGTGGCCACCCGAGCCACTGCGCTGGCTCGGCGGCCAGGCGCTGCTCTGGTATCTGCGGCGCGCCGACCGGCGCGTCGACGACGAGCTGCGCGCCGGCGCCTGAACGGCAGAGTTTCAGGGAACGAGCGGCTTCTCGAGCTGCCACGATCCGACGTCGATCCAGCGCTCGTGCTTCCAGCCGACCCGGCGCAGATGGCCGACCTTCTCGAAGCCGAGCGATT from Deltaproteobacteria bacterium carries:
- a CDS encoding FAD-dependent oxidoreductase; its protein translation is MQLPFTEGSFWLEPPVQLAPRLEGDLRCDVAVVGGGITGMCAALRLAERGVDVALVEAEFCGAGASGRNAGHVTPTIGKDIVSVIRQAGRERGARLIRFAERAVEFWEETIASRGIECEYVRSGNVVAGVHPRHREPLRKSAELARELGVKASFLDEAAMRARGLPPAFRFGVLEGCGGHMHPGKYGLGLRRALLASGARVFEQTPVQTLQLRSEPRVETAGGSLRARKLLLCTNAYTPVAFRLLRHKMVPARVHQFITRPLTSAERDSLGWRGGEAIYTAHEILENYRITADGRVVGGSKDVNVAFGNRLPEACQPDSFRLIERAFRERFPTLSGVPIERYWGGYIAITLDFLPVHGALAGGQALYYGGCNGHGVPTCTLMGATLADEALGEKAEIARALDRFELPWPPEPLRWLGGQALLWYLRRADRRVDDELRAGA